A region of Curvibacter sp. AEP1-3 DNA encodes the following proteins:
- a CDS encoding phage head morphogenesis protein, giving the protein MPDVQPFGVQFGQAIDYLKGKLPESTLKWDDLAGPVHGKVFAVAGAASTDLVADIQQSLVDALKNGTTITQFRKDFDAAVQKHGWSYRGKRGWRTSVIFDTNMRTAHMAGRWQQLQAGKAKRPFLQYRTAGDARVRPQHRMWNGLIFPIDDAFWQTHYPPNGWGCRCTVRAYSQADLDDNQLQVSKPYQVKTRNVVTRDGEVTDQVPLGIDPGWDHNVGQSWLSPEVALGNKLARLPMELRGPMTDKAISPAYQKVLNDDFKAFKTAIEKPTGATQTVGFMDSGMINAIEDKLPDLKLESTLVTAADNKTLHLAGTHKAKSLQVWPDEWIDSLPEHFRNYRAVLLDTKSGNLVVIPEGSFNARTPKIVIRLNYASKNGTTAAVVSLGTAPLGDLAKASQYEIILGSLKK; this is encoded by the coding sequence ATGCCTGATGTGCAGCCTTTCGGCGTCCAGTTCGGCCAAGCCATCGACTACCTGAAGGGAAAGCTGCCCGAGAGCACCCTCAAGTGGGACGATCTGGCCGGGCCAGTGCATGGCAAGGTATTCGCTGTGGCAGGCGCAGCCAGCACCGATCTGGTCGCCGATATCCAGCAATCTCTGGTGGATGCGCTCAAAAACGGCACCACCATCACCCAGTTTCGTAAAGACTTCGACGCGGCCGTCCAAAAGCATGGATGGTCCTACCGTGGAAAACGCGGCTGGCGCACAAGCGTCATCTTCGACACCAATATGCGCACCGCCCACATGGCAGGTCGCTGGCAACAGCTGCAGGCGGGCAAGGCAAAGCGGCCATTCCTTCAATACCGAACAGCTGGTGACGCCCGCGTGCGCCCTCAGCACCGCATGTGGAATGGTCTGATCTTTCCGATTGACGACGCTTTTTGGCAGACACATTACCCGCCAAACGGCTGGGGATGCCGCTGCACCGTCCGCGCCTATAGCCAAGCCGATCTGGATGACAACCAGTTGCAGGTCTCCAAGCCTTACCAGGTCAAGACACGCAACGTGGTCACCCGCGATGGTGAAGTGACAGATCAAGTACCTCTTGGCATTGATCCAGGCTGGGATCACAACGTGGGCCAGAGCTGGCTATCACCTGAGGTCGCCTTAGGTAACAAATTGGCCCGCCTGCCCATGGAGTTGCGCGGACCTATGACCGATAAAGCGATTTCACCGGCCTATCAAAAGGTGCTCAACGACGATTTCAAGGCGTTTAAAACTGCCATTGAAAAGCCGACTGGCGCCACCCAGACCGTTGGATTTATGGATAGCGGCATGATCAATGCCATAGAAGACAAGCTGCCCGACCTGAAGCTTGAATCCACCCTGGTCACAGCCGCAGACAACAAGACGCTGCACCTTGCTGGCACCCACAAGGCAAAGTCTCTGCAGGTTTGGCCTGATGAATGGATAGACAGCCTTCCCGAGCATTTCAGGAACTACCGCGCGGTCCTATTGGATACAAAAAGCGGGAACTTGGTTGTTATCCCTGAGGGGTCATTCAACGCGCGGACGCCCAAGATCGTGATCCGCTTGAACTATGCGTCCAAGAATGGCACGACTGCAGCGGTCGTTTCATTGGGCACGGCGCCACTAGGAGACCTTGCAAAGGCCTCTCAGTACGAAATCATTCTGGGTTCATTGAAGAAATAA
- a CDS encoding DUF4406 domain-containing protein, translating to MKRIYIAGPMTGLPHFNYPTFNAAAERLRALGFEVENPAENPEPHCGSWLGYMRMALRQLALCDGVALLPGWQDSRGARIEQQLAIQLGLVVVPESAIQHGPEFTDA from the coding sequence ATGAAACGCATCTATATCGCTGGGCCTATGACAGGTCTACCCCACTTCAACTATCCAACCTTCAACGCCGCAGCCGAGCGCCTGCGCGCGCTTGGATTCGAAGTGGAGAATCCCGCCGAGAACCCGGAGCCACACTGCGGCTCCTGGCTGGGTTACATGCGGATGGCCTTGCGCCAGCTCGCACTATGTGACGGTGTTGCTCTCCTTCCTGGTTGGCAGGACTCACGCGGTGCACGCATTGAGCAACAGCTCGCTATACAGCTCGGCTTGGTTGTGGTTCCCGAGTCTGCGATCCAACATGGTCCGGAGTTCACTGATGCCTGA